In Streptomyces sp. Li-HN-5-11, the sequence GCGGCGTGTCGACGGCGACCACGCGGGGCCGGTCGGGGAACTCCGGCGGCCGGGGAGCGTCGTCCAGCAGCCGCGCCAGACGGCGGGCGACGGAGATCATGTGGCCGCGCTCGCGGGCGGACGGCTCCCGGAGGTGGCCGGCCGGCCACATCAGGACCAGCCCTCCCCAGCAGCGGCGCACTCCGGTCAGCGGTACGGCGGCGAGAGCGAACGGGTACGGCAGGACCGCCGCCACCCGGGGATAGCGGCGGGCCATCTCGGCGTGGCTGCCGACCCACACGAGCCGGTCCTCGTCGAGCGCGTCGGTCAGCGGGAGCGGCGCGCCGAGCGGCACGTGCTGCCAGGGGGCGGTGAACTCGACCGGCAGTCCGCACACCGCCACCAGCCGCAGCACCGGCCGCGCCTCCTCGGTGAGGAAGAGACCTCCCATCGAGGCGCCGGTGCCGCGCACGGCATCGGCCAGGGCCGGCCCGAGGGCGTCGTCCGGCGTCCCGGCGGCTGTGGGTGACGTGTCGCTCCCGGACATGGCGTCCTCCTGTCCGGACTCATGGCGGCCGGCGGCCCGTCCGGCGGGGCACGGGCGGGCACGGCAGCCGTGCCGTACGGGCACATGTCACTCCTACCCGGACGGCACGCCCGCTACGGGTGTCCATGCGGCGCCCGCGCACCTCCGCGACACCGGCGACGGACGGCCGGTCGTCGGTCGCCGGTCCACGGACGGACGGCAGGCGGACAGGTGGACGGCGAGAAGCGGACGGGCGGCGGAGGACGGGGGGCGCGGCCGCGTCGTGGATCCCTACGATCTCCACGACGCGGCCGTCCTAGGACCTGTCTGACAAATGATCTTTGCTCGGTTCGCGGAGCCAGAGGATGAGTGCTGCGAGGTGGAGTCCGGCCCGGTAGCGAGCGGCGAGTTTGTCGAAGCGGGTCGCGATGGCCCGGAACTGCTTGAGCCGGTTGAAGCAGCGTTCGACGACGTTGCGGGCCTTGTAGAGCTCACGGTCGAAGGCCGGTGGCCTGCCGCCGGCCCGTCCGCGCCGCATCCGGTTGGCCTTCTGATCAGCCCGTTCCGGGATCACCGCCCGGATGCCTCGGCGCCGCAGCGTCTGGCGGATCGCCCGTGATGAATACGCCTTGTCGGCGATGACCGCGTCGGGCCGGCGGCGCGGCCGCCCGACGCCGCTCCGGGGCACTCTCACCGCGTCCAGGACCGCGTCGAAGGCTGTGGAGTCGTTGACGTTGCCGGGCGTGACAAGGACGGCCAAGGGCAGGCCCCGGCCGTCGCAGGCGAGGTGGACCTTGGTGGTCAGCCCGCCGCGGGACCGGCCGAGCGCCTGACCAGCCGCCGTGCGTTCCGGATCTTCCAGTTCGTCCCCCGTCGACGCCCCTTTTTGCGGGCACCGGCGGCGTGCTGGTGGGCCCGGTTGATCGTGGAGTCGACCGAGACCGTCCATTCCACGGCCCCGACGGCATCGTCGCGGACCTGGACCTCTTCGAGCAGGCGGGCCCAGGTCCCGTCCGCCTCCCATCGGGCGAACCGCTCATAGACCGTCTGCCACGGCCCGAAGCGCTCTGGCAGGTCACGCCACGGAGCACCCGTCCGCAACCGCCACAACACCCCGTTGATCACTTGCCGGTGATCCCGCCACGGACGACCCCGCCCGTCAACACCCGGCAACAGCGGCGCTATCCGCTCCCACGCCGCATCCGTCAGCTCACCACGACCCACCACAAGATCAATTATCAGACAGGTCCTAGGGCGAGAAGCGGACGGGCGGGGGAGGACGGGAGGCCGAGAAGCGGACGGGCGGCGGAGGGCGGGAGGGCGAGAAGCGGACGGGCGGCGGAGGACGGGAGGGCGAGAAGCGGACGGGTGACGGAGGACGGGAGGGCGAGAAGCGGACGGGCGGCGGAGGGCGGACGGGTGCGGCGGCCGCCCCCCGGATCAGGCCAGCGCGACCACGAGGGCGGCCATGATGGTGAGCGCCGCCACCGGCATCATCACCCGGCGCGCCCGTTCCACCCAGGACGGCACGACCCCCGGCCGGAGCCGGGAACGATCGTTTCGGCGCACGGTGTCCGGTTCGGCGAGGGCAAGGCCGGGGCCGAGCAGTGAGCGGCACCAGGGGCAGTCGCCGTCCTCCCAAGCGTCCATGTCGCGCTCAACGACCCGTTCCCGTCCGGGCAACGCCCCCGCCCGCCATCGTGATGCCGCCGTCACCCCGTCGTGAGCAGACGGAGCCCAGGACGACGCGGGCCACTCGGCCGGCCGCTCGCGGACCGGCCCCGCCGTCTCTCCGGCCGGCCTCACAGGCCCGGAATCCCACGGGGCACGGGCACCGCGGGCACCGCCTGCGCCGACGCTCCCCGCGGGTTGTCACCCGCACCGGCACCCCACTGCCGCAGGAGCGGCGTGCCGGGCTCCCGTCCGCCGGAAGCGGGCGACAGGGGCGAGCCGCCCTCGCCGGAAAGCACCCGCCGCGCCCCGGACGGTGCGGGGTCGCCGGGCCCCGCGGTCTGCCGTTCCGCCGCCCCGGACGTGAGGCCGGATGGCCGGCTGCGGGGTCCGTCGGCCGCATCCACGCGGGGCGGCCGGTGTGCGGGGAGGTTGCCGGGCGAACGCGGTACGGCCCGAGAAGTGCTGTCCATGCCGGAACAAACGCCGGACACCCGCCGACCGTACGCGTCGCACCCGGGCCGCTCACCGCTTCAGGTGATCAGAGCCCTCGAACGGGCGCATCCGCTCATGCGACAAGCAGCCCGGAGGCCACTCGCCCGGGGGACCGGTCCGGGGTACGCGACAGGGCCGGGCCTCGACCGGCCCGGCCCCGCCCCGCACCCGCACCCGCACTCAGCGTGCGGTCAGCCGCCACAGGTGGTCGGCGGTGCCGTTGTCGGTCCACTGGAGGACCTGGGCGCCGGAGGAGGTGCTCATGCCGTTGACGCCGAGAAGCAGACCGCTGTTGTAGTTGGCGATCTTGTAGTAGCCGCCGGGAGCAGGGATGACCTGCCAGAGGTGGTCGTCGGTACCGTTGTCGCCCCAGATGAGGGCCGTACCACCGTCCGTCGTGCTCATGTTCTGGATGCCGAGAAGCAGGCCGCTCTTCTGGTTGACGATCTTGTAGAGACCGCGGCCCGCGGCCACCAGGGTCCAGTTCTCGTCGGTGCCCGTGGTGGACGTGGCCTGGACGACCGAGGTGCCCTGGGCGGTGCCCGCGTTGAGGGTGTCGAGGGCGAGACCGCTGTTCTTGTTGGTGATCTGGTAGCGGCCGGCCAGTGAGGTGGAGGTGCCTGTGGGGGTGACGACGATGTGGTAGCCGTCGGAGGCGTTCATCGTCACCGGCACGGTGATCGAACCGTTGGACACGGTGTAGTCGGTGTCGGAGATGGTGATCGGGCCCGAGGACGCGGTGGTGCGGCCGGTGTTGGGGCTGTACTCGAGCTTCACGTGGACCGTGCTGCCGAACGCGGAGTGGGAGTTGAGGCCGTTGATGGTCACGGCGCAGGAGCCGGTGCAGCCGCCGGCGATCACGCTGATCTGGTTGCCGGCGCTGTTGAGGGAGGCGAGGCCGTCGATGCCGGTCTGGGCCGGGGGTGTGGTGACCAGCATGTTGCCCGACATGTCGCCGTACCACTTGTACGTGTAGTACGAGCCGTTGGGGGAGCCGCCGGTGTCGGTGAGGGTGTCGCCGAGGGTGCCGTAGTGGTTCCAGAAGGCGAGCTCGGCGTCCCGGACACCAGCGCGCTCGAACTTGGCGGCGTAGCCGATGAGGGCGCCGGAGATGCCCATCTGGGCGGGCGTGCCGTACTCCTCGATGTCGATCGGACGGGGGCTCAGGCCGAGGCTGGACTCCAGGGCGCGGTAGTCGGCGACGTGCGAGGCGATGTTCGCGCTGGTTTGCAGCTCATGCCAGGCGATGACATCGGGCACGGCGTTGTTGGCGATGGCGTCCTGGAGGAACGTCTGCATCTTGGCACGGGTGTACGTCGCGAAGCTCGGACCCTGGATCGGGGTGGTGGTGTCCTTGGAGCGGATCTCCTTGTACGTCGTGTTCCAGGCGTCGTCGAAGGGACCGGCCTTGGTGGTGTCCCAGTTCGCGTCGGGTTCGTTCCAGATGGCCCAGGCCGAGATGTTGGTGACGCCGGAGGACTGCACCGAGGCGATCTGCTTGTCCACCGCGGACAGCCAGTCGCTCATGCTGACCCACTTGTAGGGGAAGTCCGGGTACCAGTCCGGCATGCGGATGACGACCTTGGCACCGGCGCGGGCCGCCTTGGGCGCCACGACGAGCGCGTCACCGGCCGGCTTGGGCTCTCCGTTGGGCAGTTGGGAGCCGCCCGGCGCCATCTGCACGAACGTGTTCGGCTTCAGCGGCGTGACCAGGCTGTCGGCGGGCGTGGCGTCGTCGGCGAGGCCGTAGAGGCTGCCGGTGGCGACATGGGTGACGGGGCGCAGGGTCTGGCTGGCGTTGACGACGAGGGTGGTGGACGAGGTGGGGGCCGCCTGCGCCGGGGCGCCGGCGGCGAGTGCGGCGCCGGCGGCAAGGGCGGCCACGCCCAGGACGGCGGTCAGGGGTCTTGTGCGGCTCATTAAAGGGGGTTCTCCTCACGGAGGGAGGGGGATGGGGGGACTTCAGTCCTTCACCGCGCCCGCGGTCACGCCCGCGGCCACGTAGCGCTGTGCGAGGACCAGCAGGACGGCTGCGGGGATCGACGCGACGACGGCGGTCGCCATGATCGCGTTCCACTCCTGGTTGTTGTTGCCGATGTACTTGTAGATGCCGAGGGTGATCGGCCTCAGATCGCCGCCGCCGTCAAGGGTGTTGGCGAAGACGAAGTCGGACCAGGCCCACAGGAAGCTGAACAGCGACACGGTGACGACGGCGTTGCGGCTCACCGGCAGTACCACCGACCAGAAGGTGCGGAAGGTGCCCGCGCCGTCGATCCGGGCCGCGGCCGTCAGCTCCCCGGGGATGCCGGCCATGAACGCCGTGAAGATCATGACGCCGAACGGCACGGCGATGGTGGAGTCGGCGACGATCAGGCCCCACCACGAGTTGAGCAGGCCCAGGTCGAGGAAGATGCCGTAGAAGCCCATCGCCATGACGATCCCGGGGACCATCTGCGCGATCAGCAGGACCACACCGAGTGCTCCGCCGCCGCGCGGGCGCAGCCTGGCGAGTGAGTAGCCGGCGGGTGCGGCCAGCAGGAGCGTGAGGGCGACGGTGCCGATGCCGATGAGCAGGCTCGTGCCCAGGTACGGCATCTGGTCGTCGAGCACGGCCCGGTAGCCCTCGAACGTGGGGTGCAGCGGCAGCAGGTCGGGCGGGCTCTTGCGCATGTCCTGCTGCGGGGTGAGGGACACGTTCAGCATCCAGTACACCGGGAACAGCATGAGCGCGGTGAGCAGCAGACCGATCACGGTGTAACGCGTGTTTCCCGTACGGCGCTTCACGGTTCCTGCCTCCTCTGGACGCGGACGTACAGCAGTCCGAAGACGAGGGCGATGAGGATGAGGATGTTGCCGACCGCCGCCCCGGGCCCGAACTTCGGCAGCAACGTGCCGAACCCGAGCTGGTAGGACCAGGTCGCGAGCGTCGAGGAGGCGTCGCCGGGCCCGCCCTTGGTCATGATCCAGATCAGGTCGAACACCTTGAGGGTGTAGACGAGACCGAGCAGCAGCGTGATGGCCGACACCGGCCGCAGCAGCGGGAAGGTGATGCGCTGGAACTGCTGCCAGGCGCTCGCCCCGTCCAGGGACGCGGCCTCGTACAGTTCGGCCGGGATGTTCTGCAGCCCGCTGTAGAGGATGACCAGGTTGAAGGGGATGCCGATCCAGATGTTGGCGACGATCACCGAGGTCAGCGCCCAGTCCGGCGAGGTGAGCCAGCCCACGGGATCCACACCGACCAGGTGCAGCGCGTAGTTCACCACGCCCGACTCGCTGTTGAACATCCACGACCAGGTCGACGCCGAGACGATCAGCGGCAGCAGCCACGGGATCAAAAACAGCGCCCTGAGGACGGTCGACAGCCGGAAGTGCCGGTTGAAGAAGACCGCGAGCGCCAGACCGGCGGTGTACTGGAAGACGATGGACACGAAGGTGAAGATCATCGTGTGCCGCATCGCCGGCCCGAACGTCGGGTCGTCGAGGACCTGCCGGAAGTTGTCCCACCCGCTGAAGGGCGCGTCGCCCGCCACGAACGAGCGCACCGTGTAGTCGCGCAGGCTCAGGTCGAGGTTGCGGTAGAGCGGATAGACGTAGAAGGCGGCGAGGTAGGCGACGAGCGGTGCGACGAAGGCGAGGGCGGTGAGCCGGCTCCTGCGGCGCTGGCGGCGCCGCAGGGACGGTGCGTCGCTCCGGCCGCCGGTGCCGCTCGCCCCCGGCGCGGCCGGGGCCCGCCGGGGACGGTCGACTCGGGCGAGGCTCATCTCAGCCCTTGCCCTTCTCGGCGGCGGACTGGGCGGTGTCCAGGGCGGACTGCGGGTTCTTGCTGCCGGACAGGGCGGCCTGGACGGCGGTCCACATGGGCTGGGAGATGGTGGGGTACTTCGTGCCCAGGCCGTTGCTCGTGCGCCCGCGGGCCGAGGCCACCGCCGACACCCACGGCTTCAGCTTCGGGTTCTGCTTGACCTGCTCGGCCTGCACCGCCGCGGTCGGCGCCACGTACGCCAGCGTCGTGTCGGTGGGCAGCAGGTTCGCGGAGCTGGTCAGACAGGTCACGATCTTCTTGCTGACGGCGTAGCGCCCGGTGTCCTTCTGCACCGGCACGGTGACGAACTCGCCGCCCGTCGGCACCGGCGCCGAACCACCGTTCTGGCCCGGGATGTTGATGATCCCGTACGGGAAGCCGGCTTTGTCCGCGTTGCCGAGCTGCCAGGTGCCGTTCTCGCTGAACGCGTACGTGCCGGTGGCGAACTCCTGCCAGCTGGTGGTCTGCGTGTTGTTCAGGACGTCCTTGGGCGCGTAGCCCTTGTCCACCCACTGCTTCCACAGCGCGAGCGCGGCCACGCCCTTGGCGGAGTCGAGCTTGGTCAGGTCGCCGCCCGCGCCCCAGAACCACGGCAGGAACTGGAAGCTGCCCTCCTCGGTGTTGATCGCGGAGAAGGTGATGCCCTTCTTCCCGGCCGCCTTGACCTTCTCCAGCGCTGCGGTGAGGGACGCCCAGTCCTTGACGGAGGCGGGGTCGACGCCCGCGGCGGACAGGATCTTCTTGTTGTAGTACAGGGCGAGGGTGTTCGCGCCGATGGGCACGCCGTAGGACGCCCCGTCGATGGTGCCGGCGCCGATGATGTTCTTCTGGATCGCCGACGTGTCGAGGCCGAGGTCGCTCGTCTTGGTGAGGATCCCCGCCTCCACCAGCGTCGAGACGACGGGGTTGTCCACCAGCATCACGTCCGGGGCGTTGCCCTGCTGCGCCGCCAGCAGCGCCTTGTTGCCCAGGTCAGTGGTGTCGTAGGCGGTGCGCTTCAGCGTCACCCCCGCCTGGGTGCCGCAGGCGGTGACGCGCTTGCCCCAGTCGGAGGAGGCGTCGAACTGCGGGTAGGGGTCCCAGAAGGCGTACGTCCCCTTGGGCGCGCCGGAGGAGGCGGAGGAACCGCCGGAGGAGGAGCCACCGCAGGCGGTGACGGAGGCGAGTGTGCCGATGGCGGCCAGGGCGGCGACCAGGGTGCGGCGGGTGGATATCACGGGGTGACCTCGTTGTGTGGAAGGGACGGGCGGTTCATGAGGTGGGGAGCCAGACACGCATGCTGCCGTCCTCGCGGTTGGCCCACGCGTAGTAGGGGATGGCGGTGAGCTCGACGGGTTCGCCGTCGTCCGCAGCGCCGGCCTCGGTGGTGCCGGCAGGGCTGTACGGCCACCAGCCCCGGTCGGGGATGCGGCGCCGCCGGCCTGCCGCCACCACGGTGGTGACGCCACCGAGCAGGTCCGGGCGGTGCTTGACGGCGAGCGGGCGCGTCGCGTCCAGGACGATGTCGTCCAGTCCGCCGCCGGGGTGGTCGGTCTGTTCCAGGCAGTACACGAGCGGCCCGCGTTCGATCGCCACGCAGCCCCGCACCGCGTCCACCCGCGGGTCGGCCGCGGTCAGCCGCGGCTCGATGCCGAGTTCGAGGACGACCCGGTCGCCGGGCGACCACGTGCGGGTCAGGCGCAGCCAGCCGTCGGCGACGGGTGCGTCGTTCCCGTCGTACGTCTCCTGCCCGCACCGTACCCGGAAGTCGCGGCACCACTGCGGGATGCGCAGCGAGAGCGTCCAGGGGCTCTCGCCCGGGGTCTCCTCGACGGTGAACGCGACCGTGCCCTCCCAGGGGTAGTCCGTCTCGGCGCGCACGGTCACCTGGCCGGAGGAGTAGCGGCCGGTGACGTACTGGTGGATCTGCAGACCACCGGCGTCTGACGAGGCCAGGTAGTGCTCGAGCGAGGCCAGCAGCCGCATGACGTTGGGCGGGCAGCAGGCACAGCGGAACCAGCGGGTCCGGCGGGCCGACTGGTCGCCGCCGGGGTCGGTGTGACCGTCGCGGACCTGGAGCGGGTTCACGTACAGCCAGCGCTCCCCGTCCAGGGAGACTCCGGCCAGGAAGCCGTTGAACAGGGTCCGTTCGATCAGGTCGGAGTAGCGTGCCTCACCGGTGAGCAGGGCCATGCGCCAGCTCCACTGGACGGACGCTATGGCGGCGCAGGTCTCGCAGTAGGCGCGCTCGTTGGGCAGTTCGTACGGGTCGCCGAAGTCCTCCCAGTCGTGGTGGGCGCCCAGACCGCCAGTGAGGTGGGTCTTGGTGGCGGTCATGGCCTGCCACAACCGCTCGGCGGCGACCCGCAGTTCCGCGTCTGCGGTCTCGGTGGCCAGGTCGGCCGCCGCCGCCAACAGGTACAACTGCCGTACGGCGTGGCCCTCCACGTTCGTCGCCTCGCGCAGCGGGACACGGTCCTGGCAGTAGGCCTCGCCGCCGAGCAGCCCGTGACCGTGCCGGTCGACGAAGTACCCGGCCAGGTCCAGGTAGCGGCGCTCGCCGGTCTCCCGGTACAGCTCGACCAGGGCGGTCTCCACCTCGGGGTGCCCGTCGATGCCGTCGACGGGTTTGCCGCTTCCGGGCGGGCCGAAGACGGAGTCGACGTGATCGGCGAACTTGCGTGCCACATCGAGGAGTTCGGGGCGTCCGGTGGCGCGGTGGTGGGCGACGGCGGCCTGGATCAGATGGCCGGCGCAGTAGAGCTCGTGGCCCCACCGCAGGTCCTGGTAGCGCTCGCCGCCCTTGACGATCTGGAACCAGGTGTTGAGGTAGCCGTCGGACTGCTGGGCGTCGGCCACCAGGGCGGTGATCCGGTCCACGTCGGCGGCCAGCGTGTCGTCCGGGGCCTGGGCGAGCTGCCAGGAGGCCGCCTCCAGCCACTTGTAGACGTCCGTGTCCACGAACGGGTAGGCGCCCTGGTACTCGCCCTCGGCCGCGCCGGCCGCCAGCCGCAGGTTGTGCAGGTTGCCGGCGGATTCCAGCAGACCTGGTCCCTGGGGGATGCCGACACGGGCGTTGGTCTCACGACGGGCCTGCCAGAAACCCGCGTCGATGCCGGTGGTGGCGGGGCGCAGCGCGGCGCGGGCCCCGGGTCCGAGCCGGACCGGGCCGACGGCGCCGACGGGGCCGTCGATCCGCGCGGACGAGGCCGTAAGGCCGGGAACGGGCGGGGCGGAGTCTGGGCGGGACATGGCTCTCCGGGGGTGGGGAGGCGGGGACGGGACCGGCCGACGGCCAAGGGCCGGGGCCACAGGCCGAAGCCGGCCCGTACTCGACGGAACGCGACAGCGGGTCCGGTTGCCTGGAACTCGTTTGGGCAACCGTTTTCTCGTGGAGAAGTAGAGGGCAGTGGAGAGATCCGGTCAAGGGTGGCGGCAAGAGTTTTTCAACCTTCCCTGGACTCTGGCACTTCGGCGCGAGGGCTGCCACGATGTCAGGCGTCCGCACCATCGAGGAAAAGGTTTGCCCGTGACCTCTGCTCCAGGCTCTCCCCCCGCCGGCCGGGCCCGGCTCGCCGACGTGGCCGCCCTGGCCGGCGTCAGTGTGGGCACGGCGTCGAAGGCGCTCAACGGCGGTGGCCGGATGCGTCCCGAGACCCGGCAACGGGTGCTGGACGCCGTGGCGGAGCTCGGCTTCAGGCCCAACCAGCACGCCCAGAGCCTGCACAGCGGCCGCAGCTGGACGGTCGGACTGATGACCACGGACGGCATCGGCCGCTTTAGCACGCCGGTGCTGCTGGGCGCCGAGGACGCGCTCGGCGCCGGCAAGATCTCCGTCCTGCTGTGCGACACCCGCGGCGACGCGATCCGTGAACAGCACCATCTGCGCAACCTCATGGACCGCCGGGTCGACGGCATCATCGTCACCGGCCGCCGCACCGACCCCCGCCCCCCGCTGCCGGGCGTCGACTCGATCCCCGTCGTCTACGCGCTCTCCCCGTCCACGGACCCCGCCGACACCTCAGTCGTCAGTGACGATCACGGCGGCGCCCAGCTCGCCGTCGACCATCTCCTCGCCACCGGACGCACCCGCATAGCGCACGTCACCGGCCCGGAACACCACCAGGCCGCCCGTGACCGTGCCCGGTTCGCGGTCGAGCAGCTGCGCGGCGCCTCACTGGAACCGGCCACCGGCCGGGTCCACTTCGGAGAGTGGAGCGAGGCGTGGGGCCGCCGCGCCGCCGACGCGGTGCTGCGGACGGCGCCCGACACGGACGCGTTCTTCTGCGGCAACGACCAGATAGCGCGGGGCGTGACGGACACCCTGCGCGAGCGCGGCGTGAGTGTCCCCGGCGACGTCGCGGTCGTCGGCTACGACAACTGGGACACCATGGCGCTGGCCTGCCGCCCCCCGCTCACCACCATCGACATGAACCTCGCCGAGATCGGCCGCATCGCCGCCCTCCGGCTGCTGCAGGCCATCGACTCCGAGCCCGAGCCCGGGGTGCACACCGTGCCGTGCCGGCTGGTCGTGCGGGAGTCGAGCTGAGCGGGCCCCTCGCACGGCTGTGCGCCGGGCGTCGCGTGGCAGGCGCCACTGTCCGCACCATGCCCTCGCTCCGGTTCAGTTCTTCCCCGGCGTCAGCTCGGCCAGCAACAGCGTCCGGTCGTCCGCGACCTCGTCGGGCCCGGAGCTTTCCAGCAACCGCCGGCACAGCGACGGCAGGGCGTCCGGGCGCGCGACGTCCGGCACTTCGGCCGCGCCGGCGTCGAGGGCGCGGGCGAGCGCGGTGATGCCCTGGTCGATGTCGCGGGAGCGGGACTCGACCAGGCCGTCGCTGTAGAGCAGCAGCAGGGTCGGCTCCGTCAGATGCAGCACGGTCGGCTCGTAGCGGCCCGGACCCAGCCCCAGGGGAAGACCGGCGGTGGTGAGGGAGACCCGCGCCGCCGGGCCGTCCGCGCCCCTCACGAGCGGCGGCGGATGACCGGCCCCGACGAAGGTGCACGTCCTCAGATCCGCGTCCCACTCCGCGTACATGCAGGTCGCGAAGGACGCGCCGGGCGTGTCGGCGGCGACGGCGTCCAGCCGGTCCATGAGCTCGGTGGGTCCGATGTCGAGCGCCGCCAGGGTACGGACGGCGGTCCGCAGCTGGATCATGGCGACGGCGGACTCCGGCCCGTGCCCCATCGCGTCACCGACGACCATGCCCAGCCGGCGGCCCGACCGGGGCAGGACGTCGTACCAGTCCCCGCCGATGACGTTGTCCTGCCCCGCGGGCCGGTAGCCGTGGGCGACCCGGCAGCTCTCGAAGGCCTGGCCGGTGTCGGGGAGCAGGCTGCGGCGGATGGCCAGCGCCGTGCGCCGTTCCCGTTCGTAGCGCCGGGCGTTGTCGAGCGCGACGCACGCCCGCGCGCCGAGCGACTCCACGGCCACCGCCGCGCCGCGCGAGAACGGCTCCCTGTCCGGGCCGCGGGTGCAGGCGACGAAGCCGACAGCGGTGCCGCGCAGCCGCAACGGGACGATGAGCAATGAGGTACTGCGCAACAGGGCGTCCATGCCGTCGTCGTCCGGCCCGGCCCTGCGCAGCCTTTCGACGGTGTGTCCGTCCATGCCGTCGAGCAGCTGCGTCTGCCCGGTCGCCATGGCCCGTGCGTACGGCGTCTCGCGGGGGAAGACCACCACCTCGCCGGCCGGCAGCAGGCGCTCCCAGTTTTCGTGCGTCTCCGACCCTGTGCGCAGGGCGAGGCGGCGTGCCTCTATCTGGGGCGGATCGGCCGCCCTGCGCGCCTGCTCCTGAAGCAGCCAGCGCTCCAGCAGGTACACCGAGGCGGCGTCGCAGAATCCGGGGGCGAGGGCATGGGCGACGTGGCGGCCGGTCAGGTGCAGGTCGAGCTCGGAGCCGATGGCGTCGGACGCGGGGGAGAAGTACGCGCGGCCGTGGAGGGGCACTGCGGGGAGGGCGTCGTCGGGCTCACTGCGTTCGGTGTTCCGCAGGGTCGTTGCCTTCCGGATGGGGCCGGTGAGCGGCGGGGCTTCGGGGCTGGTAGGGCAGTACATCGGCTCATGCCATGGGCAACTATATGATGCGCAGTCAATAGAGCCGAGCTGCAGGGGAGTTGGTCATGCGGAACGGGGACGGTCTGCCGCGGGGCGTGGATTCGGGCAAGGCAGCGTGGCCCGG encodes:
- a CDS encoding SpoIIE family protein phosphatase; amino-acid sequence: MYCPTSPEAPPLTGPIRKATTLRNTERSEPDDALPAVPLHGRAYFSPASDAIGSELDLHLTGRHVAHALAPGFCDAASVYLLERWLLQEQARRAADPPQIEARRLALRTGSETHENWERLLPAGEVVVFPRETPYARAMATGQTQLLDGMDGHTVERLRRAGPDDDGMDALLRSTSLLIVPLRLRGTAVGFVACTRGPDREPFSRGAAVAVESLGARACVALDNARRYERERRTALAIRRSLLPDTGQAFESCRVAHGYRPAGQDNVIGGDWYDVLPRSGRRLGMVVGDAMGHGPESAVAMIQLRTAVRTLAALDIGPTELMDRLDAVAADTPGASFATCMYAEWDADLRTCTFVGAGHPPPLVRGADGPAARVSLTTAGLPLGLGPGRYEPTVLHLTEPTLLLLYSDGLVESRSRDIDQGITALARALDAGAAEVPDVARPDALPSLCRRLLESSGPDEVADDRTLLLAELTPGKN